A genomic region of bacterium contains the following coding sequences:
- a CDS encoding nucleoside-diphosphate kinase — translation MEEDTLLIIKPDAVSAGTDEKILERIKTEGFKIVETKYAGLSLEDASRFYAVHYGKEFYNRLINFMSSGKIKVCHLRRINAIKHLREIVGATDPKDAAPGTLRKQFGTNGCVNAVHASDSVDNAKKEIAFFFNTKELVQ, via the coding sequence ATGGAAGAGGATACACTGCTTATTATAAAACCGGATGCCGTATCCGCCGGCACTGATGAGAAAATACTTGAACGGATAAAGACAGAAGGTTTTAAAATCGTTGAAACAAAATATGCAGGACTTTCACTGGAGGATGCGTCAAGATTCTATGCCGTCCATTATGGGAAAGAATTTTATAACAGGCTAATAAATTTTATGAGTTCGGGAAAAATTAAAGTATGCCATTTACGTAGAATTAATGCTATAAAACATTTAAGGGAGATAGTTGGCGCTACAGATCCTAAAGATGCAGCACCCGGGACATTAAGAAAACAATTTGGTACCAATGGTTGTGTTAATGCGGTGCATGCCTCGGATTCTGTAGATAATGCAAAAAAAGAAATAGCATTTTTCTTTAATACCAAAGAGCTGGTACAATAA
- a CDS encoding M23 family metallopeptidase — protein sequence MKITIIPHNTSNIKTFRIRKFWIVIVVILIVFPIVSRYLLPKGFLNSSAIENMNNHLESSLNNCYEEYGKVSAYYKNIVSKVNAIDRFQTVKDVSYANEKMIGIDELLGELKSSKYVLSKVEQKLTGDAEIGGSIPCILPTNGFVIQTFGKTKYIFTGEERYSEGIDIAAPEGSAIFAAGAGRVEYAGFSSNSGLTVRIDHNYGFETTYSHLGLLKVSKGQTVKRNQVIGYAGKTGKTIGPRLHYEVWRAGRAKNPVDYIVQEIRYF from the coding sequence ATGAAAATAACGATAATCCCCCATAATACTTCAAATATAAAGACATTCAGGATCCGAAAATTCTGGATTGTTATAGTGGTAATTCTTATTGTGTTTCCTATTGTAAGCAGGTATCTTTTGCCGAAAGGTTTTTTAAATTCATCCGCAATAGAAAATATGAATAATCACCTGGAGAGTAGTTTGAATAATTGTTATGAAGAATACGGAAAAGTAAGTGCATATTACAAAAATATCGTATCTAAAGTTAATGCCATAGATAGATTTCAAACAGTTAAAGATGTTTCTTATGCAAATGAGAAAATGATTGGTATAGATGAACTTCTGGGAGAATTGAAAAGCTCCAAATATGTTTTGAGCAAAGTCGAACAGAAATTAACGGGGGATGCAGAGATTGGCGGGAGTATTCCCTGTATTTTGCCTACAAATGGTTTTGTAATCCAAACTTTTGGTAAAACAAAATACATATTTACCGGGGAAGAAAGATATTCCGAGGGAATAGATATTGCAGCGCCGGAAGGGAGTGCAATATTTGCTGCCGGTGCAGGGAGAGTTGAATATGCTGGTTTTTCATCTAATTCAGGGCTAACGGTTCGCATTGACCATAATTATGGTTTTGAAACTACGTATTCACATCTTGGATTATTGAAAGTAAGTAAAGGGCAGACAGTCAAAAGAAATCAGGTAATCGGTTACGCCGGAAAAACCGGAAAAACGATCGGACCAAGATTACATTATGAAGTGTGGCGGGCTGGGAGAGCTAAAAACCCTGTTGATTACATAGTGCAGGAAATTAGATATTTTTAG
- a CDS encoding RNA polymerase sigma factor RpoD/SigA → MKELKSCGFFQSVPKTAPLSYEEEREYIKKIKKGDKEAKDKFVRLKISSVVRLAYLYKGRGVDVEDLMLEGTIGLLKALEKYDLRKRVRFISYAVWWIKHYILRTIYDGAKSIRIPIKKQLDKSAIRGMEEELSKLFGRLPTTEEISRALGISVKDVEEAMDLAESAISLDTLIGEKTTIGDIMGTDMEILENNALMSVYVSEIKENIDKLNKVERTIIRLRFGLGGGAAYTLQQVGSILNLSRERIRQIEKRAIIKLRRALG, encoded by the coding sequence ATGAAAGAACTAAAAAGTTGTGGTTTTTTCCAGAGTGTCCCTAAAACCGCTCCTTTATCATATGAAGAAGAGCGAGAATATATAAAGAAAATAAAGAAAGGGGATAAAGAAGCAAAAGATAAATTTGTAAGACTGAAGATCAGTTCAGTCGTGAGGCTTGCTTATTTATACAAGGGGCGGGGAGTAGATGTTGAAGACCTTATGCTGGAAGGGACTATAGGACTTTTAAAAGCTTTGGAGAAATACGATTTAAGAAAAAGAGTAAGGTTTATATCCTATGCCGTGTGGTGGATAAAACATTACATATTAAGAACGATTTATGACGGCGCCAAATCAATCAGAATTCCGATAAAAAAACAATTAGATAAATCTGCAATCAGGGGAATGGAGGAAGAGTTATCAAAATTATTTGGGAGATTGCCTACAACGGAGGAAATCTCAAGAGCATTGGGAATTAGCGTGAAAGATGTGGAAGAAGCAATGGATTTAGCGGAATCCGCAATTTCACTTGATACTCTGATAGGTGAAAAAACAACAATAGGCGACATTATGGGTACGGATATGGAGATACTCGAGAACAATGCCTTAATGTCGGTTTATGTTAGTGAAATCAAAGAAAACATAGATAAATTAAATAAGGTAGAGAGAACGATTATTCGTTTAAGATTTGGACTTGGAGGTGGGGCTGCTTATACATTGCAACAGGTTGGGAGCATATTGAATCTTTCTCGTGAGCGCATAAGGCAGATAGAAAAACGAGCTATTATTAAGTTGAGAAGGGCACTCGGATGA
- a CDS encoding Do family serine endopeptidase — protein sequence MKKGLLVALLVMPALLCSEPPKVEIKGSLPITSEGKSPFVRIAKELMPAVVSISAEKTVNVRDPFSEFFGGTPDEFFRQFMPELKKRQTLSGLGSGFIVSEDGYILTNNHVISGASSLTVKMMDEKEYKAKVIGSDPVTDIALLKIDVKGLPYAKLGNSDEIEVGDWVMAIGNPFQLFGTVTVGVVSAKDRRDIGIGYEDGDGPKIQDFIQTDAAINPGNSGGPLVNLKGEVIGINAAIKTSGSMTGSGIVGNIGIGFAVPINMAQKVKSDLVQYKEVKRGWLGIYYEGINSNLAEAYGFKDNTGAGIVVTSVLSGSPAAKAGVKEEDILVEWDGKKVTYKNFATIVLQTPLNKKITIKIFRDKTFQTLFVTVGEKPAEMKGTGEPQKAEKWLDMEVVSVKSPEAEKMNIKASSGVVVASIDEGSIAYEAGIRMGDIITKIGNKEIKNLQDYESAHSTYGKSKAPIVFKLKRGDGKAIVAFTPNQK from the coding sequence ATGAAAAAAGGTTTACTTGTGGCATTGTTGGTGATGCCTGCGTTGTTATGCAGTGAACCACCCAAAGTAGAAATAAAAGGTTCATTGCCAATTACTTCAGAAGGGAAAAGTCCCTTTGTTAGGATAGCAAAAGAATTAATGCCGGCAGTTGTAAGTATTTCCGCAGAAAAAACAGTGAATGTACGAGACCCGTTTTCTGAGTTTTTTGGGGGAACACCGGATGAATTTTTTAGACAATTTATGCCGGAACTTAAAAAAAGACAGACGCTTTCAGGTCTTGGTTCGGGGTTTATCGTATCCGAAGATGGCTATATTCTTACGAATAATCATGTAATAAGTGGGGCATCATCACTTACAGTAAAAATGATGGATGAGAAAGAATATAAAGCTAAAGTAATAGGAAGCGATCCTGTAACGGATATAGCACTTTTAAAAATAGATGTCAAAGGGCTTCCGTATGCAAAACTTGGAAATTCGGATGAAATTGAAGTCGGAGACTGGGTTATGGCAATAGGAAACCCGTTCCAGCTTTTCGGGACGGTTACGGTTGGAGTCGTCTCAGCTAAAGACAGACGGGATATTGGGATAGGATACGAAGATGGCGATGGTCCCAAAATACAGGACTTTATCCAGACGGATGCAGCGATAAACCCGGGGAATTCCGGTGGCCCGCTTGTAAACCTCAAAGGAGAAGTAATAGGCATAAATGCGGCTATAAAAACAAGTGGCAGTATGACTGGTAGTGGTATAGTAGGGAATATAGGAATCGGGTTTGCAGTTCCTATAAATATGGCACAAAAAGTAAAATCCGATTTAGTACAGTATAAAGAAGTAAAAAGAGGGTGGTTAGGAATTTATTACGAGGGAATAAATAGTAATCTTGCGGAAGCATACGGATTTAAGGATAACACGGGAGCGGGGATAGTAGTAACTTCAGTTCTTTCGGGTTCTCCTGCAGCAAAAGCTGGAGTAAAAGAGGAAGACATACTTGTTGAATGGGATGGCAAAAAGGTAACATATAAGAATTTTGCGACTATAGTTTTGCAAACTCCACTCAATAAAAAAATAACAATAAAGATATTTAGAGATAAAACATTCCAGACTTTATTTGTGACGGTAGGAGAGAAACCTGCAGAAATGAAGGGAACAGGGGAACCTCAAAAAGCTGAAAAATGGCTTGATATGGAAGTTGTTTCCGTAAAGAGTCCGGAAGCAGAAAAAATGAATATCAAAGCATCTTCCGGAGTAGTCGTGGCAAGTATAGATGAAGGCTCAATTGCATACGAAGCCGGGATAAGAATGGGAGACATAATAACAAAAATAGGAAATAAAGAAATAAAAAATTTACAGGATTATGAATCTGCACATTCTACATACGGCAAAAGTAAAGCTCCTATTGTATTTAAATTAAAGAGGGGAGACGGTAAGGCAATAGTAGCCTTTACTCCAAATCAGAAATAA
- a CDS encoding serine protease: MKKVCYVFTLNVLLSGIAYGNSMQEVPIPKLIKDIKPSIVGVLARDINQSGTGVFLSINKKTYILTNEHVVALKDSAGETIKYSEDIVVTFNLKIKRAFFFQAEIEKTDENSDLAALRFYRPVDMPDSLFDAVFVPSNIWKEPDDIKEGETVIYSGYPTGWGLSYQRNYPLSRIGIVSQVIPGKKDFLIDAFVQPGYSGSPVFLVRENQKDTLSKWMWYFIGIAKSYPKIYKNLTDSIKISENPGFANVIGTGLIKKFFEVEK, translated from the coding sequence ATGAAAAAGGTTTGTTATGTTTTTACACTCAACGTGTTATTATCCGGAATAGCATACGGGAACAGTATGCAAGAGGTCCCCATACCAAAATTAATAAAAGATATAAAACCTTCCATTGTAGGAGTACTAGCAAGAGATATTAATCAATCCGGGACCGGAGTATTCTTATCCATTAACAAAAAAACATATATATTAACTAACGAACACGTTGTAGCTCTAAAAGACAGCGCAGGGGAAACAATCAAGTACTCTGAAGATATAGTAGTAACTTTCAATCTAAAAATAAAAAGGGCATTCTTTTTTCAGGCTGAGATAGAAAAAACAGACGAGAATTCCGATTTGGCAGCTCTTAGATTTTATCGTCCAGTTGATATGCCGGACAGTTTATTTGATGCCGTTTTTGTCCCTTCCAATATATGGAAAGAACCCGATGATATAAAAGAGGGGGAAACAGTAATATATTCAGGGTATCCTACAGGATGGGGCTTATCTTACCAGCGGAATTACCCACTTTCAAGGATCGGAATAGTATCTCAGGTAATTCCCGGCAAAAAAGATTTTCTAATAGATGCGTTTGTACAACCCGGATACAGTGGCAGTCCGGTTTTTCTAGTCCGGGAGAACCAAAAAGACACTCTTTCAAAATGGATGTGGTATTTCATAGGAATCGCAAAAAGTTATCCCAAAATATATAAAAATTTAACAGATAGTATCAAAATATCGGAGAATCCGGGCTTTGCAAACGTTATAGGAACAGGATTGATAAAAAAGTTTTTTGAAGTAGAAAAATAA
- the lepA gene encoding translation elongation factor 4: MELSNIRNFSIIAHIDHGKSTLADRLLEFTHTIEIRKMRDQVLDTMDLERERGITIKAHPIRMEYKAWDGKTYILNLIDTPGHVDFTYEVSRSLAATEGVVLLIDASQGVEAQTLAHTLLAKSLNKIIIPVINKIDLQNVDIPLVKKQIEEVLHLNPNKAVLASGKEGIGIEELLETIVDEVPPPKGDPNMPLKALIFDSWFDAYRGVVIYVRIFEGQIKQGMEIKLMSNDNTYPVSEIGIMRMGLIPQDVLQSGEVGYIITGIKNLTDIKIGDTITTVNFPAAEPLQGYRELKPMVFCSFYPGPDTAFKELQDAVEKLRLTDASLIYEPESSLALGLGYRCGFLGLLHMEIISERFYREYELDLISTAPSVSYHITKKNSGEMIIVDNPLRFPSINEIDKSEEPYIKATILVPNEYVGSVLTLLESRRGIQQSLNYLEGNRNIIIYELPLSEVLFDFYDKLKSVSKGYASFDYEYLDYREVDLAKVDILVAGEPVDALSFLVNAEKVQQRARDLVIKLKEVIPRHQFAVALQAAIGGKIIARETIPTFRKDVTARCSGGDITRKRKLREKQKEGKKRMRNEGSVDLPKEAFHAILKID, translated from the coding sequence ATGGAACTTTCAAATATCAGGAATTTCAGTATAATTGCCCACATTGACCACGGCAAATCTACTCTTGCGGACAGGCTGCTAGAGTTTACGCATACAATTGAAATCAGAAAAATGCGCGACCAGGTTTTGGATACTATGGATTTGGAACGCGAACGCGGAATTACTATCAAAGCGCATCCAATAAGAATGGAATATAAGGCGTGGGATGGTAAAACTTATATATTAAATCTTATTGATACTCCGGGGCATGTTGATTTTACTTACGAAGTTTCCCGTAGTCTTGCGGCAACGGAAGGAGTAGTTCTTTTGATTGATGCTTCCCAGGGAGTGGAAGCCCAAACTCTGGCGCATACTTTGTTAGCCAAAAGTCTCAATAAGATTATTATTCCGGTTATTAATAAAATAGATTTGCAAAATGTGGACATTCCTCTCGTTAAAAAACAAATAGAAGAAGTTTTACACTTAAATCCAAATAAAGCTGTTTTAGCAAGTGGAAAAGAAGGAATTGGAATTGAAGAATTATTAGAAACCATTGTAGATGAAGTTCCTCCTCCCAAAGGAGATCCCAATATGCCCTTAAAAGCGTTAATTTTTGATTCCTGGTTTGATGCGTATCGTGGAGTCGTTATATATGTTAGAATATTTGAAGGGCAAATAAAGCAAGGTATGGAGATTAAATTGATGTCTAATGATAATACGTATCCTGTTAGTGAAATCGGAATTATGAGAATGGGCTTGATACCGCAGGATGTTTTACAGTCAGGAGAAGTAGGGTATATTATAACAGGAATAAAAAATCTTACGGATATTAAAATAGGAGATACTATTACTACGGTGAATTTCCCTGCTGCCGAACCTCTTCAAGGGTATCGCGAATTAAAGCCAATGGTTTTTTGCAGTTTTTATCCCGGACCTGATACGGCATTCAAAGAGTTACAGGATGCAGTTGAAAAGTTAAGATTGACCGACGCTTCATTGATATACGAGCCTGAATCTTCGTTAGCGCTTGGGCTTGGATACAGATGCGGGTTTTTAGGACTGTTGCATATGGAAATAATAAGCGAGAGGTTTTATCGTGAATATGAACTGGACTTAATTTCGACTGCGCCAAGCGTCTCTTATCATATTACCAAAAAAAATAGTGGTGAAATGATAATAGTTGATAATCCTCTCAGATTCCCGAGTATCAATGAAATAGATAAAAGCGAAGAGCCTTACATTAAAGCTACAATATTGGTTCCCAATGAATATGTAGGTAGTGTGTTAACACTTTTAGAATCAAGAAGAGGTATTCAACAGTCTTTGAATTATCTTGAAGGAAATCGAAACATAATTATTTATGAATTACCATTGTCGGAAGTTTTATTTGATTTTTATGATAAATTAAAATCCGTAAGTAAGGGGTATGCATCTTTTGATTATGAATATCTGGATTATCGGGAAGTAGATTTGGCGAAAGTGGATATTTTAGTAGCCGGTGAACCGGTTGATGCCTTATCTTTTCTTGTGAATGCGGAAAAAGTACAGCAGCGTGCGAGAGATTTGGTGATTAAATTAAAAGAAGTAATTCCTAGACATCAATTTGCAGTGGCTTTACAGGCTGCGATTGGTGGAAAAATAATTGCTCGGGAAACTATTCCCACATTCCGTAAAGATGTCACTGCAAGGTGTTCCGGTGGCGACATCACAAGGAAACGAAAACTCCGTGAAAAACAAAAAGAAGGAAAAAAGAGAATGAGAAATGAAGGTTCGGTAGATTTGCCAAAAGAAGCCTTCCACGCAATTCTTAAGATTGATTAG
- a CDS encoding T9SS type A sorting domain-containing protein: MLVLFSFFLLGAVHTQTDWVGSSGVLGPVANWETSFYSSDSLTQSTQGEVHPLQGQINYSNWTSHIIESNANIVCHSIWPADFDGDGDIDLAGWIGKANQLAFYRNDNGVFTKMNTYATVGASNWGFLSGADFNNDGRQDVVVPGGLTDPYSLSPKGVIWYRNDGNFNFTPLTVEPTGTTSYARIDCQCDDIDNDGDVDLIVGTVYPWMGSAGNWARIYKNNGSGTFSLFDSVAGNYWRSKLTDLNGDGYKDLMIGDPMTPRGIVIYFNNGTGRFNQVTSLVSGVDSIDGLESRDFDNDGDQDITACANRAYWFENDGTGITYTRHTIYSGAAAEFADGACSEDMDLDGKYDLVAGFTRLAWFRQIGPDNFTTYVIDNYNSIPSSTHWVVPIKIKSGCLGGGWDIVVCRQGAFMWYENNMVSGFSTGSLESSVLETDPQQRSFLFFGWEVCLPQPNTIAFYWRGDSTAANITSKTWEGPFYAAQEVDSIALPITPCYRFFQYKAQFLKATVVDAPILYKVWLSDTNCLGSGIAENTFITTQVELKTIGNKIMLSTNKLIENATLSIFNIAGELVQTIYNGRLEAKTYKFSPKLPSKGIYLVVLKSNIYTKTVKLINTGWSK; the protein is encoded by the coding sequence ATGCTGGTATTGTTTTCGTTTTTTTTATTAGGAGCAGTTCATACTCAAACTGATTGGGTAGGGAGTTCGGGAGTATTAGGTCCCGTAGCAAACTGGGAAACTTCTTTTTATTCTTCTGATAGTTTAACGCAATCTACTCAGGGAGAGGTACACCCGCTTCAAGGCCAAATAAATTACTCAAACTGGACTTCTCACATAATAGAATCAAATGCTAATATCGTATGCCATAGCATCTGGCCCGCAGACTTTGATGGTGACGGTGACATCGACCTTGCCGGATGGATAGGCAAGGCGAATCAGCTTGCCTTCTACCGTAACGATAACGGTGTTTTTACTAAAATGAACACTTATGCTACAGTTGGAGCATCTAACTGGGGATTCCTGTCAGGAGCAGATTTTAATAACGATGGACGGCAAGATGTAGTAGTGCCCGGAGGATTGACTGACCCATATTCCCTATCTCCAAAAGGAGTAATCTGGTATAGAAACGACGGTAATTTTAATTTTACGCCGCTCACCGTTGAACCCACCGGAACGACATCCTACGCGCGAATAGATTGTCAATGCGATGATATAGATAATGACGGTGATGTCGATTTAATCGTCGGCACGGTTTATCCTTGGATGGGAAGCGCCGGAAACTGGGCACGAATCTATAAAAACAATGGCTCGGGAACGTTTTCCCTTTTTGACAGCGTTGCCGGTAATTACTGGCGTTCAAAACTTACTGACCTTAATGGAGATGGGTATAAAGACCTTATGATAGGCGACCCAATGACCCCCAGAGGAATCGTGATTTATTTTAATAATGGCACCGGAAGATTCAATCAGGTAACTTCGCTGGTAAGTGGAGTAGACAGTATAGACGGATTAGAAAGCCGGGATTTTGATAATGATGGAGACCAGGATATTACCGCCTGTGCTAATAGGGCGTACTGGTTTGAAAATGACGGGACCGGAATAACTTATACCCGGCACACTATATATTCCGGCGCTGCTGCCGAATTTGCTGACGGCGCTTGCTCCGAAGATATGGACCTGGACGGTAAATACGATTTGGTCGCAGGATTTACTAGACTTGCATGGTTCAGACAAATCGGACCTGATAATTTTACTACTTACGTCATAGACAACTATAACTCCATACCTTCATCCACCCATTGGGTAGTCCCCATCAAAATTAAATCGGGGTGTCTTGGTGGTGGATGGGATATTGTTGTTTGCAGACAGGGCGCCTTTATGTGGTACGAAAATAATATGGTATCCGGATTTTCTACAGGTTCGTTGGAATCATCCGTTCTTGAAACTGATCCCCAACAGAGGTCTTTTTTGTTTTTCGGATGGGAGGTCTGTCTCCCCCAACCTAATACAATTGCATTCTACTGGAGAGGCGATAGCACGGCAGCAAATATAACATCTAAAACATGGGAGGGACCATTTTATGCGGCGCAAGAAGTTGACAGCATTGCATTGCCTATTACTCCTTGTTATAGATTTTTCCAGTATAAAGCTCAGTTTTTGAAAGCAACTGTCGTTGATGCTCCGATTTTATATAAAGTATGGTTAAGCGATACAAATTGTCTCGGAAGCGGAATAGCAGAAAATACATTTATAACTACTCAAGTGGAACTCAAAACAATCGGAAACAAGATAATGCTCTCTACTAATAAACTGATTGAAAATGCGACTCTTTCTATATTTAATATTGCGGGTGAACTTGTGCAGACTATTTATAACGGAAGACTCGAAGCTAAAACGTATAAGTTCTCGCCAAAGTTGCCTTCAAAAGGAATCTATCTTGTAGTCCTAAAGTCGAATATCTACACAAAAACGGTAAAACTTATTAATACCGGATGGTCAAAATAA
- the yedE gene encoding YedE family putative selenium transporter, with the protein MGKIKISWIVFLTGGLFGILFAFLISLGNPPNMGVCGICFIRDIAGALGLHHMEKLSYIRPEILGFILGAFIIGIFTKEFKVIGGSSPIIRFTISFFVAMGALVFLGCPIRMLGRLAGGDWTALAGLLGFIVGIWIGALFLKGGFTLGKAQEVSKINGFIIPVIALCLFILLLVKPSFIVLTSKGHAPVLISIIAGLLVGIFAQRSRLCFAGGIRDIFLMKDFHLFSGILGFFLFCLLGNLLLGQFKPGVSPGVHTNYIASFLGMLLVGWGSVLIGGCPFRQTILAGYGNTDSGISFLGMIAGVAVAHNFMIAGSATGVLSNGIIAMIIGIVVFFVIGFTNKVVSS; encoded by the coding sequence ATGGGAAAAATTAAGATTTCGTGGATAGTTTTTCTTACGGGGGGATTATTTGGAATATTGTTTGCATTCCTTATAAGTTTAGGAAATCCTCCTAATATGGGTGTTTGCGGTATTTGTTTTATCAGGGACATTGCAGGCGCATTAGGATTACATCATATGGAAAAACTCTCGTACATTCGTCCTGAGATATTAGGGTTTATTTTAGGCGCTTTTATTATAGGGATTTTTACTAAAGAATTCAAGGTTATTGGAGGTTCTTCTCCTATTATTCGTTTTACGATTAGTTTCTTCGTAGCAATGGGAGCGCTTGTTTTCCTCGGGTGTCCTATTAGAATGCTGGGTAGATTGGCAGGCGGAGATTGGACGGCTTTGGCAGGACTTTTAGGATTTATCGTTGGAATATGGATCGGAGCGCTATTTCTTAAGGGAGGCTTTACTCTTGGAAAAGCGCAGGAAGTTAGCAAAATAAATGGTTTTATAATTCCGGTTATTGCATTATGTTTATTTATATTACTTCTGGTAAAACCTTCTTTTATTGTTTTAACTTCTAAAGGGCATGCGCCGGTTCTAATTTCTATTATTGCAGGATTACTTGTCGGTATTTTTGCGCAGAGGTCAAGGCTGTGTTTTGCCGGCGGAATCAGGGATATTTTTCTTATGAAGGATTTCCATTTGTTTAGCGGAATTCTCGGGTTTTTCCTTTTCTGTCTTCTGGGGAATTTATTATTGGGGCAATTTAAACCGGGCGTATCTCCCGGAGTTCATACAAATTATATAGCAAGTTTTTTGGGAATGTTGCTTGTGGGTTGGGGGTCGGTGTTGATAGGCGGATGTCCTTTCAGACAAACAATTCTTGCAGGTTATGGAAATACGGATTCCGGAATAAGTTTTCTTGGGATGATTGCCGGAGTTGCGGTTGCGCATAATTTTATGATTGCGGGTTCAGCAACGGGCGTGTTAAGTAATGGTATTATAGCTATGATAATCGGGATAGTGGTGTTTTTTGTTATTGGATTCACTAATAAAGTAGTTAGTTCTTAG
- a CDS encoding sulfurtransferase TusA family protein gives MSNKIDACGLDCPQPVILTKKALEGMTDGVIEVIVDNKPASENVSRFAKNSGCGVELTETQGVYNIKITKLK, from the coding sequence ATGTCAAACAAAATTGATGCGTGTGGATTAGATTGTCCCCAGCCGGTAATTTTAACTAAAAAGGCATTAGAAGGAATGACCGATGGAGTTATAGAAGTTATTGTTGATAATAAACCTGCATCTGAAAACGTATCGCGGTTTGCAAAAAATTCGGGATGTGGGGTTGAATTGACCGAGACTCAAGGAGTTTACAATATTAAGATAACGAAATTAAAATAA
- a CDS encoding PQQ-binding-like beta-propeller repeat protein, whose amino-acid sequence MKKVVVCFGIIFLQISATLVLASDWPQMYHDPAHTSFTTDAGPETGTLGWSYPIGTALGNSWEYIHMSSPAVVNGKVYVGSTNRRVYCFDHNGGAPIWTKQLEDTIFSSPAVVNGKVYVGTWGGDMYCLDANTGDSIWFYHSGGKIEAGPTVSDDRVFFGAMYQNYMWCLNANTGAFIWEITPSNPNLMYGHGVVPAVKDSLVIVGASIFAGDQPTTFYAYKEFSSTPDLQWEYTAASHTTHQSVSIGDGKVYGSVDDGWLYCMNESPASSSGELIWSERSAPGYSGDPSCVSIEGDKIYYGHEIGKTYCRNATSGALSWTSASLGGHCGVGAASLSGNGKIYVGTGYVNGKDLYCLDKSTGNVLWSYATGGYITSTPAISNGMVFVTSQDGYIYAFGTWVGEEEQANLDFRVRILELKIGQNPFKQSTIIKYKIPMTGKASLTLYDISGSCVKTLVNEEKKAGSYSITLRVKELKAGMYFLILNANGTKTTQKLTLLK is encoded by the coding sequence ATGAAAAAAGTAGTTGTATGTTTTGGAATAATCTTTTTACAGATTAGTGCAACATTAGTCCTTGCTTCAGACTGGCCGCAGATGTATCACGACCCGGCGCATACTTCGTTTACAACTGATGCCGGTCCGGAAACGGGTACACTTGGATGGAGCTATCCGATAGGAACTGCTTTAGGAAACAGCTGGGAATATATTCATATGTCATCACCGGCGGTAGTAAACGGAAAAGTTTACGTTGGTTCGACTAATCGTCGTGTATATTGTTTTGACCATAATGGTGGAGCTCCTATATGGACTAAACAATTAGAGGATACAATATTTTCATCGCCTGCAGTGGTTAATGGAAAAGTATATGTTGGAACCTGGGGCGGGGATATGTATTGTCTTGATGCAAATACGGGAGATTCTATTTGGTTTTATCACAGTGGAGGTAAAATCGAAGCCGGACCTACTGTTTCCGACGATAGAGTTTTCTTTGGGGCTATGTACCAGAATTATATGTGGTGTCTGAACGCAAATACAGGCGCGTTTATATGGGAGATAACTCCGTCTAATCCTAATTTGATGTATGGACACGGGGTAGTCCCGGCAGTTAAAGACAGCCTTGTAATAGTAGGAGCTTCTATTTTTGCCGGAGACCAGCCTACGACATTTTATGCGTATAAAGAATTTTCCTCAACACCCGACCTTCAGTGGGAATACACTGCTGCAAGTCATACAACACACCAATCTGTGAGTATAGGAGACGGGAAAGTATATGGTTCGGTGGACGATGGGTGGTTGTATTGTATGAATGAGTCTCCTGCTTCTTCGAGCGGAGAACTTATATGGTCAGAGCGTTCAGCGCCGGGATATAGCGGTGACCCATCCTGCGTATCTATTGAAGGGGATAAAATATATTATGGACACGAAATCGGGAAAACTTACTGTAGAAACGCAACAAGCGGAGCGTTAAGCTGGACAAGTGCATCATTGGGAGGACATTGCGGAGTCGGAGCTGCTTCATTGAGCGGAAATGGAAAGATTTATGTCGGAACGGGATATGTAAATGGAAAGGATTTGTATTGTCTTGATAAAAGCACAGGCAATGTCTTATGGAGTTATGCTACAGGAGGATATATTACGTCTACTCCTGCTATTTCTAATGGAATGGTTTTTGTTACTTCACAGGATGGATACATTTATGCTTTTGGGACATGGGTAGGGGAAGAAGAACAGGCAAATTTAGATTTTAGAGTGCGGATTTTGGAATTAAAAATAGGACAGAATCCTTTTAAACAGTCGACAATTATCAAATACAAAATACCTATGACGGGTAAAGCTTCGTTGACTCTTTATGACATTTCCGGTAGTTGCGTGAAAACACTTGTGAACGAAGAGAAAAAAGCCGGGAGTTACAGTATTACTTTGCGCGTAAAAGAACTAAAAGCGGGAATGTATTTTCTAATACTGAATGCAAATGGGACAAAAACTACCCAAAAACTTACCCTGTTGAAATAA